Proteins from a genomic interval of Xiphophorus maculatus strain JP 163 A chromosome 7, X_maculatus-5.0-male, whole genome shotgun sequence:
- the nepro gene encoding nucleolus and neural progenitor protein isoform X2 → MAEEQLWNRVNIPYPCATSTVRIEVAPKTVRLFKDLLLKNGEVLKLLHSKLLQTEIRLLYDLMHMLNNSYRGNKTFKGLQQVEQCVNRLKNMKLDSALQGLIELCPNQIQLALCKTKGDCDVPSQPMLEWTCLKVLGAGKLLSCTLSRCSRAFLLAKRQMKWEEFLILNIVLTSMLSRLWVFFRGLLVSLCNLYQWLLELLKAVALAKPMPFLTNTVLPADMAEFLDLSDASVLKKHPAFHACPKNQKTKCRTTKTAKVKNNKQQMTFKEDLGVAVERERGVGFDVDDKPFFSKGKTISKLSNQIKKQEFKKQNEEDKASPYIPAIQVPKDEVSRSSRTQCSEETSGLQTRSVPGCISPGISSEDFSFSGRNEEDHWPKKSF, encoded by the exons ATGGCAGAGGAACAGCTTTGGAACAGGGTAAACATTCCTTATCCCTGTGCAACTTCAACCGTCCGCATAGAAGTTGCTCCAAAAACAG TTAGACTTTTCAAAGACCTGCTGCTGAAAAACGGCGAGGTCCTGAAGCTTCTTCACAGTAAGCTACTTCAGACGGAGATCCGGCTTCTCTACGATCTGATGCACATGCTGAACAACAGCTACAGGGGGAACAAGACCTTCAAGGGCTTACAGCAG GTTGAACAATGTGTAAACAGACTGAAGAATATGAAGCTTGATTCTGCTCTTCAGGGGCTAATAGAACTATGTCCCAATCAGATTCAGTT GGCATTGTGCAAGACGAAGGGTGACTGTGATGTTCCGAGTCAACCCATGCTGGAGTGGACCTGTCTGAAAGTGCTGGGAGCTGGCAAGCTGCTGAGCTGCACTTTGTCTCGCTGCAGCAGAGCTTTCTT ATTAGCAAAGCGGCAGATGAAATGGGAGGAGTTTCTCATCCTGAATATTGTGCTAACTAGCATGCTGAGTCGTTTATG GGTGTTTTTCCGTGGTTTGCTGGTCAGCCTTTGCAATCTTTACCAGTGGCTCCTGGAACTCCTGAAAGCTGTAGCCCTAGCCAAACCCATGCCCTTCCTCACCAACACGGTCTTGCCAGCAGATATGGCTGAGTTCCTGGATCTCTCTGATGCTTCAGTGCTGAAGAAGCATCCAGCATTTCACGCTTGTcctaaaaatcagaaaacaaaatgccgAACAACAAAGACAGCTAAagtcaaaaacaataaacagcagATGACCTTTAAAGAAGACCTTGGGGTGGCTGTTGAAAGAGAAAGAG GTGTCGGTTTTGATGTTGACGACAAGCCTTTTTTCTCCAAG GGTAAGACTATCTCAAAATTGAGCAACCAAATCAAAAAACAAGAGTTCAAGAAACAG AATGAAGAGGACAAAGCGTCACCTTACATTCCTGCGATTCAAGTGCCAAAAGATGAAGTGTCTCGAAGCAGCAGGACACAA TGTTCAGAGGAAACTTCGGGTCTTCAGACAAGAAGTGTGCCAGGCTGTATCTCCCCAGGGATCAGCAGTGAGGACTTTTCGTTTTCCGGCCGTAACGAAGAGGATCACTGGCCAAAGAAGTCATTCTAA
- the nepro gene encoding nucleolus and neural progenitor protein isoform X1 encodes MAEEQLWNRVNIPYPCATSTVRIEVAPKTVRLFKDLLLKNGEVLKLLHSKLLQTEIRLLYDLMHMLNNSYRGNKTFKGLQQVEQCVNRLKNMKLDSALQGLIELCPNQIQLALCKTKGDCDVPSQPMLEWTCLKVLGAGKLLSCTLSRCSRAFLLAKRQMKWEEFLILNIVLTSMLSRLWVFFRGLLVSLCNLYQWLLELLKAVALAKPMPFLTNTVLPADMAEFLDLSDASVLKKHPAFHACPKNQKTKCRTTKTAKVKNNKQQMTFKEDLGVAVERERGVGFDVDDKPFFSKGKTISKLSNQIKKQEFKKQVSEATTFSLLDDNLEEIIQWCSSERMKRTKRHLTFLRFKCQKMKCLEAAGHNVQRKLRVFRQEVCQAVSPQGSAVRTFRFPAVTKRITGQRSHSKSLWKRFMLSRARTSFKRTGLLGQQKDSGPVVYFEDVEKSKTSTRRALQINNPHSDEDIDDIFAIAGL; translated from the exons ATGGCAGAGGAACAGCTTTGGAACAGGGTAAACATTCCTTATCCCTGTGCAACTTCAACCGTCCGCATAGAAGTTGCTCCAAAAACAG TTAGACTTTTCAAAGACCTGCTGCTGAAAAACGGCGAGGTCCTGAAGCTTCTTCACAGTAAGCTACTTCAGACGGAGATCCGGCTTCTCTACGATCTGATGCACATGCTGAACAACAGCTACAGGGGGAACAAGACCTTCAAGGGCTTACAGCAG GTTGAACAATGTGTAAACAGACTGAAGAATATGAAGCTTGATTCTGCTCTTCAGGGGCTAATAGAACTATGTCCCAATCAGATTCAGTT GGCATTGTGCAAGACGAAGGGTGACTGTGATGTTCCGAGTCAACCCATGCTGGAGTGGACCTGTCTGAAAGTGCTGGGAGCTGGCAAGCTGCTGAGCTGCACTTTGTCTCGCTGCAGCAGAGCTTTCTT ATTAGCAAAGCGGCAGATGAAATGGGAGGAGTTTCTCATCCTGAATATTGTGCTAACTAGCATGCTGAGTCGTTTATG GGTGTTTTTCCGTGGTTTGCTGGTCAGCCTTTGCAATCTTTACCAGTGGCTCCTGGAACTCCTGAAAGCTGTAGCCCTAGCCAAACCCATGCCCTTCCTCACCAACACGGTCTTGCCAGCAGATATGGCTGAGTTCCTGGATCTCTCTGATGCTTCAGTGCTGAAGAAGCATCCAGCATTTCACGCTTGTcctaaaaatcagaaaacaaaatgccgAACAACAAAGACAGCTAAagtcaaaaacaataaacagcagATGACCTTTAAAGAAGACCTTGGGGTGGCTGTTGAAAGAGAAAGAG GTGTCGGTTTTGATGTTGACGACAAGCCTTTTTTCTCCAAG GGTAAGACTATCTCAAAATTGAGCAACCAAATCAAAAAACAAGAGTTCAAGAAACAGGTGAGTGAGGCTACTACATTTTCACTCCTGGATGACAATCTGGAGGAGATAATTCAGTGGTGCAGTTCTGAAAGAATGAAGAGGACAAAGCGTCACCTTACATTCCTGCGATTCAAGTGCCAAAAGATGAAGTGTCTCGAAGCAGCAGGACACAA TGTTCAGAGGAAACTTCGGGTCTTCAGACAAGAAGTGTGCCAGGCTGTATCTCCCCAGGGATCAGCAGTGAGGACTTTTCGTTTTCCGGCCGTAACGAAGAGGATCACTGGCCAAAGAAGTCATTCTAAATCACTCTGGAAAAGATTTATGTTATCTAGAGCCAGGACTAGTTTTAAGAGGACAGGACTGCTTGGACAGCAAAAAGACTCTGGGCCAGTGGTGTATTTTGAAGATGTCGAAAAAAGCAAGACTTCAACCAGGAGAGCATTACAGATTAATAACCCACATAGCGATGAAGACATAGATGATATATTTGCAATTGCAGGCTTGTAA